CTGCGGCCGGTGCAACAACCGCAAGCGTGACCGGACCCCCGACGAGGCCGGCATGCGGCTGCGGTACGCGCCGCGCGTGCCGTCGCACGCCGAGCTCCTCCAGCACTGACGACGGACCGCTCCCGGACGGGGGCGGTCCGTCGTCGTGCGTCGCCGCGGACCTGGGCGGCCGCGCGACGCGGGGTGGTCAGCCCGCAGCCGCGCGGGCCTGCGCGAACGGGAGCCGGTCGACGACGGTCGTCACGCGACCCGCCGGCGACGCGCACCGCTCCGCGCCCGGCGCATGCCGGACGACAGATGCGTCCGGTGGCAGGATCCCCGCGTGACACCGCCCTCGACGAGCCCCGCGATCGCCCTCGCACCGATGACCGAGGCGCACTGGCCCCGCGTCGCGGCGATCTACGCCGCGGGGATCGCGACCGGCCAGGCGACCTTCGCCGCGGAGGTGCCGTCGTGGGAGGAGTTCGACGCCGGCAAGCACCCCGGGCTGCGCTGGGTCGCGGTCGACGGCGACGCGGTGCTCGGGTGGGTCGCCGTGTCGCCCGTGTCGGCACGGGCCGTCTACTCCGGGGTCGTCGAGGTCTCGGTCTACGTCGACCCCGCGGCGCACGGCCGCGGCGTCGGGCGGCTGCTGCTCGAGCGGCTGCTGGTCGAGGCGCCCGCCCAGGGCGTATGGACCGTGCAGGCGGGCGTCTTCCCGGAGAACACCGCGAGCCTCGCGCTGCACACCGCGGTCGGGTTCCGCGTCGTCGGCACGCGCGAGCGCCTCGGGCGGATGACGTTCGGGCCGTTCGCGGGCCGGTGGCGCGACGTCGTCCTGCTGGAGCGCCGGCTCGACGACTGACCGTCGCACGCCGGCTGGGGGCCGCGGACCTGTCGGCCGGTCGGGCGACGCACGCGGACCTCACCCGGTCTCCGCTTGACGACCGGCGCACCGCGCGTTTGCCTGGCGAGGTCGGCATCAGGAGAGCGGGGTGGCGATGACCGGTCAGCACGTCGCGTACTGGGACGCGCAGGCGGCCTCGTACGACCGTGTCACGGCATGGGCCGAGCGTCGCCTGCTCGCCGACGCGCGCGCCTGGGTCGGCGAGCGCGCGCACGGGCGGACGCTCGACGTCGGCGTCGGGACCGGCGCCAACCTCCCGCACCTCGTCGGGCACGCCGACAGCCTGTGCGGCGTCGACCAGAGCGGCGCGATGCTCGACCTCGCCCGGCGCCGGGCCGGGACGCTCGGCGCGGACGTCGAGCTCGTGCAGGGCGACGCGGCGGCCCTGCCGTGGCCCGACGCGTCCTTCGACACCGTCGTGTGCACGTTCGCGCTGTGCTGCGTCGACGACGAGCTCGCCGTGCTGCTCGAGCTCGCGCGCGTCGTGCGCCCCGACGGGGCGGTGCTGCTGGCCGACCACGTCGAGTCGTCGTCGGGGGTGCTCCGCGCGGGCCAGAGCCTGCTCGACGCCGTGGAGCGGCGGCACGGCGAACGGTTCCGCCGTCGACCGCTGCTGCGTCTGCCCGAGGCGGGCCTCGCCGCGATCGAGCAGGAGGCGTCGCGGTACCGCCTCGTCGAGCGCGTCGCCGCACGTCGCGAGCGTCGCGCACGCCGGCACTGACCGCCGCGCGCACCTCGCCCGCACTCCCGCCCGTGACCTCCGGCATTGCCCGGTCCGCCCACCCTCCGTACGGTGACCGCCGGCAGTCGGCCGGTCGAGGAGCGAGGAGGTGCGCGCGTGCGGTGCTCGGCCCCCGGTGACGCGCGCGACGGCGGCGTCGTCGGCCAGGACGTCGCCGAGCAGGCGCGCGAGCGCGCCGGCGTGACGCTGCCCGAGCAGGCGCAGGACGCGGGTGAGCGGGCGCAGGGCGCGGGCGAGCAGGGCGACGCGTCGCAGGCCGGCGGTGCGTCCGCCGAGCACCGCCCGCAGGTCACCCCGCCGGTGACGCCGCCCGTGGGTGGCCCGGCCGCCGGCGGCGCCGGCGCGCAGGGCTGACCCCCCGGCGGGGAGCACGACCCCGCCGCGGACGGCGGGCCGACCTTCCCCTGATGTCGGCCCGCCGTCCGGTGTCAGGGCCCGGTGCGGTCGCCTGCGGGGACCGGCTGCTCGAGGAGGACGTTGCGGTGCGTCCCGAAGTCGCGCTCGCCGACGGCGACGAACCCCTGGCCCTCGTAGTAGCGGCGCAGCGCGGGGTTGCTGGTGCGGCAGTCGAGGCGGAACCGCGCGACGCCGGCCTCACGGCCATGCGCGGCGGCCCAGTCGAGGAGCGCGCCGCCGAGCCCGTCGCCCGACCGGCGTCGGGCCACCATCAGGCCGTGCACGTAGACCGCGGGCGTCGCGTCGTCGCCCCAGAAGTCCGGGTCGGACCACAGGAGCCGGATCGTCGCCGCCAGGCCGTGCGCGTCGCGGACCACCCACCACTCGCCCGCGGCGACCTGCGCCTCGACGCGGTCGCGGGGGAGCGATCCTCGCGGCCACTGGTCGACGCCGCGGTCGGCCATCCAGTCCTCGAGGTCACGACGCAGCGCGTGGATCTCGTCGACGTCGGCGGACCGGGCGGGGACGGGGGTCAGGGGCACGTCCCGACGATAGGCGCCGGTCCGCGGGCCGGGCGCGGCGGGTCGCGTCGCGGGACGGCTCTCCCCCCGGGAGTCAGCCGCTGCGGGGCGCGTACATGATGATCGCGACGCCCAGCAGGCAGACGAGGGCACCGATCACGTCGTAGCGGTCGGGCCGGAACCCGTCGACGAGCATCCCCCAGGCGAGCGACCCGGCGACGAAGACCCCTCCGTAGGCGGCGAGGATGCGGCCGAAGTGCGCGTCGGGCTGCAGCGTCGCGACGAACCCGTAGACGCCGAGCGCCATGACTCCCGCGCCGATCCACACCCAGCCGCGGTGCTCACGCACGCCCTGCCAGACGAGCCACGCACCGCCGATCTCGGCGACGGCGGCGGCGACGAACAGGACGAGGGACCTCAGGACCGTCACGCGCGCATCCTCGCAGGAGTGCGGCCCGTGCCGTCAGGACGCGTGCGTGCGCGCGCCGAGGTGCAGGTCGAGGCCGAGCCAGCGGGCGAGGTCCTCGAGCTCGTCCGCGACGTCGGCCCGGACCGCCGGTCGCCACGGGACGTCCTCGTGCACCGCGTGGACCCGCAGGACCCCCGCGGCGTGGTCGGCGGTCGCGTCGACCTTGCCGACGAGCCGGTCGCCGTGCAGCACGGGCAGCGCGTAGTAGCCCCAGCGGCGGGCGGCGGCGGGCTTGTACATCTCGAGCGCGTAGTCGAACTCGAAGAGCTCGACCATGCGCTTGCGGTCCTGGACCAGCCGGTCGAACGGCGACAGGAGCGCGGCGCGGCCCTCGAACGGCGCGTCGAGCAGCGTCGGGTCGACGCGCCACTCGCCGCGCACCCCGTCGACGACCGCCGGCTCCCCGGCCTCGCCGACGTCGACGGGCTCCACCGGGCACTCGGGTCCGCGTGCCCGCGCGATGCCGAGCGCGTGGAGCCGACGCTCGTCACGCCGCCGCCGCGCCTCCTCGACGGGCACGGGCGGGTCGTCGGGGTAGATGCGCTCGGCCAGGTCCCAGAGCCGGTCCCGGCCACGGCGCCCTGCGGCGGCCACCTCGCCCGCCTGCACCATGAGGTCGAGCATCATCGGGACGTTCCGGTCCCGGTTCCAGCCGCTCGACCGCCACGGGCGGACCGTCGTGTCGGGCAGCTCGCGCGCGGTCAGCGGGCCGTCTCCGCGCAGCGCGTCGAGGATGTCCTGCCGGCACGCGGCGTTGTCGCGCAGCCACCGGGCCTGCGCATGCGCCCAGTCCTTGGCGTCCGGCCCGGGCCATGCGGCCATCTCGGCGGTGTAGAGCGCGAGGTCCTCGGCCGGCCGGATCATGCCCTGCACGTCGACGAGCGTGAGGTCGTCGACCGCGTCGGCGAGCTCGTCGGGGTCGTACCGGGAACCGATCCGGCTCCACAGCACGAGGTCGGCGCTCGGCGCGACCGCCTTGGTGTGGTCGACCTGCAGCATCGTCAGCCCGCGCGCGACCGTGAGGACGTCGGTCGGCCGCGGCGCGGTCAGCAGCTGCGCGCGCACGGCGACGCGTCGGGCGTCGGCACGTGACAGGTGGTGCACCGCACCGACGCTACGACGCACCTCCGACAACGCGGCGCTGAGCGGGGTGCCGAGGGCCGGCGTGGCCGGTGCCGTCGGCCGACCCGACCGTCCCGCGTGGACGTCAGACGGTGACGTCGACCCCTCGGTCCGCGACCGCGGGCGGGTCCGCCGGGCGCCGCGCGGTGGCCCGCCCGACGACGAGCAGGGCGAGCAGCGCCGGGACCCACCCGTACAGCAGCCCGGCGGCGCCACCGTCGGTCGGGCCGTAGAGCAGCGTCTGCTGCACGTACCAGCGGCCGTCACCGGCAGGGTCGAGGCCCAGGCCGACCAGCACGGTCGGGATCGCGCCCACGAGCGCCGCGACGACGCACGACAGCCACACGGCCAGGACCAGGACGAGCCGCCCGCCGGGCAGCGTGGTTGCGCGGGCCGCGACGTAGGTGAGCGCGCCGGCGATCGTGCCGACGAGCGCCCCGCACACGAGCAGCGCCCCGGGGGACGCGTCGGCGGCGGTCGTGACGGGTGCGAGCCAGTCGGCGGCGGTGGAGACCGTGGCCGCGAGCTCCGAGCGCGCCGTCGTGACGTGCTCGGCGACCGTGCGGTCGACCCACCCGTGCACCCCGGCCGCGACCGCCCACCCCAGGCCGACGACGGCGCCGACGACGACCGCGGCGCGCAGCGCCCCGGAGGCGGGCGCGACGGCGGGGCCTTGGTCCGCGTCACCGGTCGCCCGCTCCAGCCGCCGTGCGAGCGCGACCGTCGCGAGCCCGACGACCCAGCCGTAGGTCGCTCCCCAGGCGGCGCCGACCCGGACCGGGTCGAGCATGGCGACCCGCAGCGTCGGGACGAGGCCCTCGTGCCGCAGCACCGGGGACAGGATCATGACCGACGACGTGAGGACCGCGACGACGCCGCCGGCGGCCGCCGCGAACCAGACGGCGAGCACGCGGGGGGCGAAGCCGGTGCGCGCGGCGCCGGCACCGGAGAGCGCGAGCGCGGCCACCGCGACGACCAGCGCGACGGCGGCGGCCACGTGCCACGGCTCGAGGACGCCGTACTGCACCAGGGAGAGCCCGGACGTGGCCGGTGCGACGAAGCCGACGACGCCGGCCGGCACCCCTGCGCGCACGAGCAGCGCGTGCACCGCGGCAGCCCCCAGCCAGAGCGCGAGGGAGAGGAAGCCCGCGACGAGCGCCGGGAGGAGTGTCCGCTTCGACAGCATTTGCGCGACGGTAGCAGCGGGCGGGACGCGGCACGGCGGATCCCGACCTCACGTCCCCCCGTCAGGTGAACGGGACCGGGCGGACGTGGCCGGCGGGCCGCGGGGATCAGGACGGGGCGCGCGTGCCGGCCTTCCAGTAGCCGCAGAAGGTGACGTGGGTCTTGGGGACGCCGCGCTCGTTGACGAGGAACCGCCGGGTGCCGGTCGCGAGCCGGGACTCGCCGACGGCGAAGGCGGCGACGGTGCCGTCGGACCACGGGAGCGCGCGCAGCGCCGCCAGGGCGAGCTCGCCGACGGGCTCGCTGCCGGCGCGGGGGAGCCAGTGCACGGTCACGCCGTCGGGAGCGTCGACGGGCTGGGCGTCGGCGGCGTCGATGAGCTCGACGAACGCGTCGCCGACGGTGTCGCGGGGGAGGTCGCGCAGGATGCCGGCGACCGCGGGGAGGCCGCTCTCGTCGGCGACGAGCAGGACGCGGTCGGCGGGGACGTGCACCCACCCGCAGCCCTGGTCGATGAACGCGACGTCGACGCCGGGCTGCGCGGCCTCGGCCCAGGGGCCGCCGACGCCGACGGGGCCGTGGCAGACGAAGTCGATGTCGACCTCGGGCGTCCCGTCGGGGCCGTCGGGGCGGTGGTCGCGGATCGTGTAGCTGCGGATCACCGGGCGTGTGGCCTTGGGCAGCGTGAGGAAGCGCAGGTAGGCGCGGGTGTCGAACCGGTCGGACATGTTGTCGAACCGGGTGTCGTCCCGCACCGGGATCGCCAGCCGGACCCACTGGTCGAAGCCGCGGTACTCGAACCGGCGCAGGTCCTCGCCGCCGAGGGTCACGCGGACCATGTGCGGGGTGACGCGCTCGGCGCGCACGACGGATGCGTGCACGAGCCCGCTGGGGGCGTGGGTGACGGCGATCTGGGGCACGACGGGCTCCCGCGGGTGGGCGACTGAGGTCCGCCTAACTTAGCCAGGCCTCACTACGGCGCCAAGAGTCGTCTCAGGGTCGCTCTCACCGGCCCGGTGCGCCGGTCGGAGGGCGCGACCTGCGAGGTCGCCACCGAAAACTCCGAAAACACCGAAACCCATTGCGGCCCGGTGGCGTGCCATGTCAGTCTCGCCAGGAACCTCGCATTCTCAACGTAGAGAGGCGTTTCGGACGTGAGATATCCCCGCGTGGCACGCAGGCGTGCCGTGGTTCCCTCCCTGACC
The sequence above is a segment of the Cellulomonas fimi genome. Coding sequences within it:
- a CDS encoding GNAT family N-acetyltransferase encodes the protein MTEAHWPRVAAIYAAGIATGQATFAAEVPSWEEFDAGKHPGLRWVAVDGDAVLGWVAVSPVSARAVYSGVVEVSVYVDPAAHGRGVGRLLLERLLVEAPAQGVWTVQAGVFPENTASLALHTAVGFRVVGTRERLGRMTFGPFAGRWRDVVLLERRLDD
- a CDS encoding class I SAM-dependent methyltransferase, with the translated sequence MTGQHVAYWDAQAASYDRVTAWAERRLLADARAWVGERAHGRTLDVGVGTGANLPHLVGHADSLCGVDQSGAMLDLARRRAGTLGADVELVQGDAAALPWPDASFDTVVCTFALCCVDDELAVLLELARVVRPDGAVLLADHVESSSGVLRAGQSLLDAVERRHGERFRRRPLLRLPEAGLAAIEQEASRYRLVERVAARRERRARRH
- a CDS encoding GNAT family N-acetyltransferase; this translates as MPLTPVPARSADVDEIHALRRDLEDWMADRGVDQWPRGSLPRDRVEAQVAAGEWWVVRDAHGLAATIRLLWSDPDFWGDDATPAVYVHGLMVARRRSGDGLGGALLDWAAAHGREAGVARFRLDCRTSNPALRRYYEGQGFVAVGERDFGTHRNVLLEQPVPAGDRTGP
- a CDS encoding YnfA family protein, giving the protein MTVLRSLVLFVAAAVAEIGGAWLVWQGVREHRGWVWIGAGVMALGVYGFVATLQPDAHFGRILAAYGGVFVAGSLAWGMLVDGFRPDRYDVIGALVCLLGVAIIMYAPRSG
- a CDS encoding DNA glycosylase AlkZ-like family protein — its product is MHHLSRADARRVAVRAQLLTAPRPTDVLTVARGLTMLQVDHTKAVAPSADLVLWSRIGSRYDPDELADAVDDLTLVDVQGMIRPAEDLALYTAEMAAWPGPDAKDWAHAQARWLRDNAACRQDILDALRGDGPLTARELPDTTVRPWRSSGWNRDRNVPMMLDLMVQAGEVAAAGRRGRDRLWDLAERIYPDDPPVPVEEARRRRDERRLHALGIARARGPECPVEPVDVGEAGEPAVVDGVRGEWRVDPTLLDAPFEGRAALLSPFDRLVQDRKRMVELFEFDYALEMYKPAAARRWGYYALPVLHGDRLVGKVDATADHAAGVLRVHAVHEDVPWRPAVRADVADELEDLARWLGLDLHLGARTHAS
- a CDS encoding siderophore-interacting protein, giving the protein MPQIAVTHAPSGLVHASVVRAERVTPHMVRVTLGGEDLRRFEYRGFDQWVRLAIPVRDDTRFDNMSDRFDTRAYLRFLTLPKATRPVIRSYTIRDHRPDGPDGTPEVDIDFVCHGPVGVGGPWAEAAQPGVDVAFIDQGCGWVHVPADRVLLVADESGLPAVAGILRDLPRDTVGDAFVELIDAADAQPVDAPDGVTVHWLPRAGSEPVGELALAALRALPWSDGTVAAFAVGESRLATGTRRFLVNERGVPKTHVTFCGYWKAGTRAPS